TAAGAATATTCCACGTCTGTTACTTATAAAAAGTTGCATTTCATAGTCTTTGCATTACACTGTATGTCATTTTACAtaactttttcaattttttttttgaacttttcATTAGTAAACATTTGTAATTTGACGTGATGTTTTTAATCGAGCAAAGTATGAGGAGTTGCAAGCATGCATACTGCTTGTTCGTCTTCCGCTTATGGCACTTCCGGACTTCCAGTTCTAGGTCTTCACTTCCTCCTTTTGTACTcgatccgtttcaatttatgcgacacactttccttattagtccgttcAGCAAAGGACATATTTctatatttgaaaacaatttgactttaaactttttaattttacctattttacctttaatgagaagtttttatagctACATAAATATTATGACTCCACAAAACTTTTATCATTTAAACTTTTATGACCATatgtttcaaaaataattttttttccttagATTTTCTATACATCAAATAAAGTAAAACAAATTCGAGAATGCTGTAGAGAAGCATCATGCTTCTATTCAGGTCTGGGTGCATTTATGGACTCAGCAGTTTGTAGTACTGTTGATATCTATTGAGTATACATTTTCATGTCGTCTATTAGCCATGCTAACTTGACAtagttgtcttttttttttctaatttcaaaTGTCAGGAGAAGCCTGTGACCAAAATGACTAGCAATAGACTATTTTACCATGAATTCAATTTAAGGTATTCCTCAATTTGATCACTAATGATAGACTAATCTCTTGAGATACCTCTTACCTCTCACCTACACAGATAAAGTATAACACTTTATTTTGTTGTAGACTACAACAAAAACATAAAAGTATAATCTCTAACGGTTTAAACTTATACGTAATGCCTTTTACATTCAATAAGTAGTATTAGGGTAAACagagatttggatttgagaaacATCACTAACCATTAATAAATTATTAAACGTTTGAAACAAGTTTTTCTCGAAACCAATTTTTTTTATGTTATACTCTtattttacctctctataacagcttTTTACCTATAAAAGTAATATCCATCTTTATAGCAGTACGCTCTTTGCAAAATTACCCTCTATTCCATCCATGTAGAATTTTGACCTCAACCTACTGCTACTTGAACCGAGATAGATGATTCAATTGTTAACCTCTTAGATTTCTTTCAAGGGAAAACTATTAGATATCCTTTTGCTTAAAGTTTGGACACAAATTTTCGCTAATTcaagcgttatatcgctagtaagaGACTGAAATCTATGGAACAAGCTACAATTACAGAGTTTTTCATCAATCTTGAAATAATTTAATCTTCTAGTACTTTAAAATATATGCTTTAGAGTCTAAATCTTTATACATTTAGTCACGAATTTATTAATAATGTGTTGgcttttttaatatttaattagtaaaatttaCATATCTTTTTGAGTatttatatttaaataattttttatcttttaaatgtaatattaaaaaatactatgatttttggataatttttgtttaTAACAACCAAAATATATTTGAACGGCAAATTATGTATAGGTGTATAAcaaccattcactataaaagctaaAAAGTATCAGAACAAATGAAGCTGTTATTGTATGCGGTAAAATTGGTTAGTGGTAGTTGGACGAATGAGGAGATGACACGTAGAGCTGAAGACAGGCAAGATGTGAGTCAGCAAGTAGTTATTACCGGTTGCAAGCATGTGATCAGTGCTGGGTAAATTTCATAGGCAGGGTAACCGATAATAAAGATTTGAAGAACTGATATCGGATAGCATTTAATGAAACAACCGTTACAGAGAATATCTGCATTTATAGCCAACCGTTATGCAGCCACCAATGTgagttttattctcattcaagaggagcttgatttTGGGATCTTGTCTCCTTAAATAGAGCTATAAATAAGAGTATTAGTATCCATTGTAGGACATAAAATATTCTGTACACAAAAGCTTGAATCAGCTCTTATTCTATAACACTATTCTTTGACTTTATTCCTAATATTGTTCTCGCTTCTGTTACCAGAGAGGCTAAGTTCATAGCCAGGTTTGTATTTCCTTTAAGTTTATTTTATAATCTTATTTCTGTTCTTATTGATTTCATATTTTAAGATCAAACTAATTCACGTGGCTATAAACCACGCTATAAATTCAATTGTGCCGTTTTATAgttaaatagtttggcgcccaccgtggggcataGACAATTGTGTAATTGCGTTGATCCATTCATCTGTTACTAATAAATTTTGATTCCCttgttagaaaaaaaaattaatatatggCAGCTAATAGTGTCAACAATTCCAATAATGTCGGAGCACATGATAAATGTGATGATGTATTTCAACGTGATGATTCAACCAGCGAAATCCGTAATGAAGGAGATGATACAACTCCAATTCGCGAAGGTCAAAATCCTCATATGTAAGGAGTCCAACTCCTGATGATGCGGATGATGAACACGTTGTTGAAACGGTCAAAATCATGAGAGAGAAACAAAGTTCAATTATAGATCACCTCTCAAGACAAGATCAGGTGATGACAGAGTTGAAACAGGCGTTATCGGGTGCTTCCAATACTTCTAACGGAAGAGCTCACATTCCACTCGGCGTCCCTGTAAATCAAATAGTTCAAAGAACTGGTAACGACGCTCCAAGGAAGGAGTTTGGTTTTAACGAGGCAGGAGGTATAGGTAGTGGATTTGGGAATGACAACAACGCAAACGACTATTTCAAAATCGAGCTCATTAGATTCATGAGGAAAATGAACGAACGAATGGACCAAAATACAAAGGAATTTCATGCTCGGatggatcagatcccgggagcgcTGCCGGTGTTAAAGGGACCGAATTCCAAAAGTATACGCAGTTGCCGTTCAAACCAAGTGCGTCTCTAGAGttaattttgaaaaagatttaagaTGCCAGATATTtcgaagtatgatgggactttGGATCCACATGAACATATCACAACCTACACTATGATTGTAAAGGAAATGACATGGCCCAGCATGATATTGAATCTTTCTTATTGAAGAAGTTTGGCGAAACCCGGAAGAAGGGTGCCTTAACTTGGTATTCCCTTTTACCTGAgtattctattgattcttttgaaatgcttgtAGATTCGTCTATCAAAGCTCATACTGGAGCAAGAAAGGTCCAATCAAGGAAGGTAGATAAATTCAGAATATCTTAAGGAGAATCCGAACTATTGCGAGAGTTCATGATCCGGTTTCAAAAAAGGAAAGGATGTTGTTACCGGCAGTACCGAATGAGTGGGCAGCGAAGGTATTTGTAAAGTGTCTCAACCCGTTGAGTTTCGATGCCTCCCCAAAATTGAAGAAAGTCTTGCTTGAATTTTAGGCAACCACATGAGCAGACGTTCACAATCGCTACGAGTCAAAGATCAGAAtagaagatgatcaattgggttCTTTGATATCTCCCAAAGGACAAAATTGTGATCGGAATCAAGATAAGTTCAAAAATGATTTTGATGCAGATCGGTGGTCCTCAGAGTCATTTTCAACCTTACGAGAGGGCCGATGGGTGTGGAAATAAAGGTTTTAAGTCATCTGATAGGTTCACTTCTGATAGAAGGGCGAATCGTGGTCGAAGTAGTAGATCATTGTAGGAGAAAGAGGCGATGAGGTCCCGAGATTTAACATATCCAAGGTTATCCGACTACAACTTTAACATCAATTTGGTAGAACTGGTGTCGATTATGAGGAATATTAAAGAATCTAGGTTCCCGAAACCAATATGATCGGATCCTAATCTATGGTGTGAGTTCCATGAAACTCACGGCCGCAAGACTAGGGACTGTCGACACCTTCGTGAAGAGGTAGCAACTTTgctgaagaatggtcacctcaaaGAGTTTTTAAGCGACCGGGCTAAGAGAAACTATGGAAAAAATTAAAATGTCACAGAACCATAAAAACCAGCTATAGGGTCACCTCGTATGACAATAAACATGATCTTCGGTGGAGACGAAGTAAATGGGGTGACATTTTTGGTAGCAAAGAAGACTAAGATATTGGAAACCCATGGCAAGAGAATCCGAGAATTCTCAAAAGATAACATTACCTTTACAGAAGAGGATGCTGATGGACTTTTTCTACCACACAACGATGCTttggtaatttctcttaatgttttagatttcaaaattaagcaTGTTTTGGTTGATCCAAGAAGTTCAACCAACATTATACAAGGGAGTGTTTTGGAGCAAGCGAAGTTAATCGGAAACATAGTTCCGTTAACAAAGCTTTTAGCTGGGTTCAGCTTAACAAGTGTTACAACCCGAGGAGAAATtttagtgcccacacatgccgAATGAGTAATGAAGACCACCTTgttcgaagtggtagatggcgTCATGAGATATAATGTAATCCTTGGAAGGACATGGATACATGAAATGAAGGTTGTACCTTCAACATACCATCAACTGTTGAAATTTCCCACACCAGAAGGGATCAAGCATATCAAAAGAGATCAACCGGTTGCAAGGTAGCTGAACATAGTGACCGTTTCCAGTAGCAAGGgcaaagaaacgagcaaatagcaattacaggaaccgatgTCTTCTTCCACCTCGACTGTAGATGATAAAGAAGACGAGTCATCATAATTTTATCAGGTACCGAGGTCTTTCCAGGCACTAGAGGAAACAAATGCGACTAAATTAACCGCAGAAGAGCTCGAACAAGTGGCTTTGTTCGAGGAGTTCTTAGAATGAAAATTTCACTTAGGAACGGGTCTGAGTCCCAAACTCAAGTTAAAAATTATGGATTTTCTAAAATCTAACGTTGattttttgcatggtcatatttAGATATGACAAGTATTCCATTGGAAGTAGTTGTccacaagctgagtttggatccTAACTTTCCTCCGGTAAGGTGATTGCAAAGGTCAGAAACaggtttgtaaagaaaaaggtaACCCGATTACTAAATATAGGTTCAATTCGAGAGGTAAATTACCCCGATTGGCTAGCTAAAATAGTGCTAGtgcctaaaaataataataaatttataatgtgtgtagattataaagatttaaataatacatgccctaaagactctttcccgttgccaaacatcgatcaaatgattgacgCTACGGTCGGGCATGAGTTAATGAATTTTCTTGATGCTTATTCCGAGTATAATCAAATTAGGATGGacccggaagatcaagagaagactTCTTTTATCACAAATTttggcacatactgctataatgtgatgccttttgggcttaaGAATGcagagccacttatcagaggcttgttaacaaaatatttgaaaaacagATAGGtaacaatggaagtttatattgacgacatgttagttaagtctctTAATACAGGAGACCATTTGAAACATCTTCAAAAAACATTTGACattctgaggaaatacaacatgaaggtCAACCCGTAGAAGTGCGCCTTCGGAGTTGGTTCCGGTAAGTTTTTGGGGTTTCTGGTCTCTCAAAGGGAAACCAAAGTCAActccgataaaatcaaagccatcgaggataTCCCGAACCAGTTAACAAGTGTGAAAGAAGTATAGAGGTTGACCAGTAGATTGGCGGCTCTAAGCaggttcatctcgaggtctttaGAAAAGTGCAATCACTTTTTTTCACTTTagaaaagaagaacgatttcatatggactccggaatgccagcaggAATTGAAAGATCTAAAAAGGTACCTGTCTAGCCCTTCGTTGCTATCAAAACTGGTAGAAAGTGAGAAATTTTTAATCTATTTAGCagtctcggaggtagcggtaagtgttgTTCTGGTCCGGGAGGAATAaagtacgcaatttcctatttattatgttagtaaagttCTATCAGGAGCGGAGACACGTTATCTGCACCTTGAAAAATTGGCCCTAGATATCGTAGTCGCCTCTCGAAAGCTTAGGacctattttcaatgtcatcttaTAGCCGTTGTGACAACCTTTTCCTTGAGGAATATTATTCATAAGATTGAGTTATCGGGTCGTTTGTCTAAATGGGTAGTCAAAGTTAGTGAATTTGACATTGAGTACAAGCCCAGGACTGCAATCAAGTcataagttttggccgacttcgtggctgactttagcCCGGGATTAATGCCTTTAGCTGCTAAAGAAGCAATGTTGGTATCGTGAATTGAATCAGGTGTTTGGACCTTGTTTACGTATGGAGCCTCTAACGTAAAAGGGTCTGATCTCGGGGTAGTATTAATCACTCATTCGGGAAAACTTTGAGGCAAGCCATTAGAACCGTACCAATAACTAACAATGAaaccgagtatgaggctttggtGGTAGGACTTGAACTAGCTCGGGGACTAGGTTCCGAGGTCATCGAAATAAAGTGTGACTCCCAATTGGTGCTAAACCAAGTATATGGAATTTTCGACACCAAGGAGGAGCCCATGCAACAGTTCTTGAACAAGGTTCAAGTATTATTTTCCCCGTTTAGGGAGTGGTCAAGCATTCACATTCCAAGGGAGGAAAATGTGTAGGCATACGCATTTGCCAATTTGGGCTCGTCCACAGAAATGAAATGGTCCGATTCCGGTGCGGTAGTTCAATTGTTACATTTGGTGTTGGATGTGGACGATTATAGTAAAGTTAACTCAACCAACTAAATTTGGGATTGGAGAAAGGGTTCATAGACTATCTAAGTCATGGAAAACTTCCCGAAGACCCAAAAGCATCCCGGGCACTTCGGACTAAGGCATCTCGTTATTGTCTTGTTGACGGTAAATTGTACAGGAGGTCGTTCCAAGGACCATTAGTTTGGTGTTTAGGGGCATCGGTGTCTGACTAGGTGATGGGGGAAGTCCACGAAGGAGTATGCGGGAACCATTCTGGTGCAGATATATTAGTTCTTAAGCTAATAAGGGCTGGCTACTATTGGTCCCTGATTGAGCAAGACTCAAAggaatttgtataaaaatgtgaTAAATATCAGCGTCATGCACATTTAGTGCATCAACCGGCAGAACTTTTACATTTGGTGGtgtcaccttggccattcatgaaatgagtgATGGACATAGTCAGTCCCTTACCACAAGGTCCCGGAAAGgtaaaatttctttttgttttaactaactattttacTAAATGCGTTGAAGTAAGTTCTTACCAAAAGATCGGAGAACGAGAAGTGATTGACTTTATATGGGATCACATCGTTTGTcggtttggaataccaaaagaatCGCTTATGACAATAGGCCACCGTTTATAGGTTCCAAAGTCGCAAAGTTTTTGGAAGGATTGAAGATCAAACAAATTATATCATCACCATACCATCCAAGTGCTAATGGACATGCAGAGTCAACAAACAAGGTAATAATTCAAAACCTTAAAAAGAAGTTAGAAGATGCTAAAGGCAAGTGGCCAGATGAGTTACTGGGTGTATTGTGGGCATATCAGACCACAATGAAGTCGATTATGGGTGAAGCACCTTTCTCACTTCCATACAGTTCAGAGGCTTTGATTTCGGTAAAAGTGGGGGAACCAACCCTAAGGTCTTCCCGAGCAAACGAGGAGACAAGTAATGAAGCATTGCTGGTTAAACTAGATTTGCTTGAAAAGCACCGGAATCTGGCATATGTAAGGATGGTGGCACAACAGTAAAGAATGGAAAGGTATTACAACCGTAGAGCAAATCTTCGATACTTCAAAGTCGGGGATTTGGTTTTgaggaaggtaactcaaaatactCGGGAAGCTGGGACCAACACATGAAGGACCTTACCGGGTTTCAGCTATAACTGGTAAAGGCTCATATCAGTTGAAAAATCAAGATGGAGTTAAATTgacaagcaattggaatgtgactcacctcaaaaggtattattgctAAAGATCCTTGCTGGTACTAAAAGTATAtgctgtactctttttcccttcgtctagtttttgtcctaattgggtttttctggcatggtttttaatgaggcaacaatgtAAAGAATAGTATGAAGAAAGGATCATCAACAAAAATAAGACTTTCAGTGTTCGAATTCTCTTACTTACCATCCGAACACTGGGGGTGGGGGAACCATTATGTATGAAGGCACTAAATATGTTAAGAAGATCGTGGACGGTAAGAACCGGGATCAATGTCTTATTAGGACCAGGCACTGCATGATCAGCCCTGTAGAAATAAGTGATACAAGTTAGCCACATGAATTGACAACTTTATTTACTTAAGCAAAAGAATGTTTATGTAAATGCACTTTTAAAGATagagaaaataaatcaaagtccttttatttttatcttatttcttatcTGAATGATAAGTTAATTTTTTCGTTTGAAAGTTAACAAAAGCTTCAAATGCTTGTGCCGAAATGAACACGAGACGTCCTAAAGtctctctcttatgaaaccctcatagtcAAAGGGTAGATTCCGAAAGTATTGATGCCCGAAATCAAAAGCTATCGAATGTGAAAAGAATTTCCGAAGCTTTATCAGTTAAATGAAAAAGAGTATTTTTGTACAATACTTAAGCAAAGAATTTCTTTCATTAAAATGCCAAACTTAAAGAAGTTTTGGCATagttacaaaagaaaagaaaaatatatacattAATTCTTGCTTACTAGAACCCGAAGGGAGAGAAAAGTCTTTGTTTTCTTTATCAGGAGAAGGCGGTCCCGCTTCCGGTTCGGGGCCTTCATCTTTATCTCCATCTTCTTCAGTTtcctctttgtttttctcttcagTTACTGAATACTCAAAGTTAGTATTCGAGGAGTCAGAGGCAGTGGACCGAGCAAGGAGGTTTTTGAGAGCAGTTGTCTCCAGCTACCGAGCTTTGGCAATGCATTCACCGATGTTAGCAATGCCTTCCTTGGCATCCTTCAAAGTCTTCCTGTTCGTGTGATATATGGCATAAGTCTTCTCCAAGAGGATAAAATCTTCCTGGTCTTGGAGTTTAACTTGGAGTTTTCAATCTTAGATTTGAGCTTATCATTTTCAGCTTTCATAATGCTGATTTTGGAATCAAGCTCAATATTGGTGGTTGAATGAAGTTGATTATGCTCCATGACCCTCTTTAGCCTTTCCTCCATCTTTGTTCTCTTCTCATTGACAACATTGGCTTTCTCAATTTTGGAATGTAAGCTAGCCTTCAAGTTATTGACTTGATCCATGAAGGCAGACTCGCGCTCGGCAACAGTAATTACGGTATCATGCCGTTCAGCCCACTTAGCCTTTGCATCTTTAAGGTCTTCTTGTAACTGAGCGGCTTCCTGCCTGTGAGCAATTCTATCTTGCTCATATTGCTCTAACTGAGCCTCAAGATCATCCATTTGAGCAATTTTTTCTTCTAGCATCGGGAGGCGCACGACAAGCTTATTCCGTTTAGCCAAAAGTTAATCTCGTTCTGTAGTAGGGGCCTATTTATCCAAAATTAACCTTTACAGGCCTTCAGAAGCAAGAAGGTTGGATTGAAGTGGTTAAATCTTAGGTTATTGATTCAAAATATAACAAATGAAGAGTGATGGGAGATGATCATATTGATACATGCGCCGAGCAGTGCATAATATTGTTTAATAGACACTCCGCAGAAAGAGAGTCCATTTTTCTCCAATCATTTTCTGTTGCCAGCGACTTTAGATAATTAGCAAGCTCTACCAGCTTGGAAAGTATATGGTACTCATTCGAAACCGTAAGGATGACGCTTCATTTTCCATTAGGGTCTTGAGTGGGTGCCGAGTAAGTATTTCTTAATTTCCATGGTCGGGTAACCGTGGGAAGGAGCATCTTCCATCTATTCGGATGATACCGGTGGAGAGGTGGCAGCTGGTGTAGAAGTAGAAACGGTTGTTATCAGCTCAGAAGTTAGTGGTGGAGGAAGGTCAGGGCTTGAACTCCTTTGACCGTAGGCATCGACAGGAGCCCAAAAATGGGAATCGTCATTTTAACCCAAATTCATTTCCTTAAAGAATCTCTAAACTTCCCCCAGTGGTGGTATTCGAAGCTCTCTCGGTTAAGCATCCGGTTGAGTtgatgaaggtatttttcttttct
This DNA window, taken from Nicotiana tabacum cultivar K326 chromosome 15, ASM71507v2, whole genome shotgun sequence, encodes the following:
- the LOC142169762 gene encoding uncharacterized protein LOC142169762, with amino-acid sequence MGSHRLSVWNTKRIAYDNRPPFIGSKVAKFLEGLKIKQIISSPYHPSANGHAESTNKVIIQNLKKKLEDAKGKWPDELLGVLWAYQTTMKSIMGEAPFSLPYSSEALISVKVGEPTLRSSRANEETSNEALLVKLDLLEKHRNLAYVRMVAQQ